One genomic window of Cricetulus griseus strain 17A/GY chromosome 3, alternate assembly CriGri-PICRH-1.0, whole genome shotgun sequence includes the following:
- the Mex3b gene encoding RNA-binding protein MEX3B isoform X2: protein MPSSLFADLERNGSGGGGGGGGGGGGGGSGGGETLDDQRALQLALDQLSLLGLDSDEGASLYDSEPRKKSVNMTECVPVPSSEHVAEIVGRQGCKIKALRAKTNTYIKTPVRGEEPVFVVTGRKEDVAMARREIISAAEHFSMIRASRNKNTALNGAVPGPPNLPGQTTIQVRVPYRVVGLVVGPKGATIKRIQQQTHTYIVTPSRDKEPVFEVTGMPENVDRAREEIEAHIALRTGGIIELTDENDFHANGTDVGFDLHHGSGGSGPGSLWSKPTPSITPTPGRKPFSSYRNDSSSSLGSASTDSYFGGGTSGSAAATSRLADYSPPSPALSFAHNGNNNNNGNGYTYTTGEASVPSPDGGPELQPTFDPAPAPPPGTPLLWAQFERSPGGGSAAPVSSSCSSSASSSASSSSVVFPGGGANSTPSNANLGLLVHRRLHPGTSCPRLSPPLHMAPGAGEHHLARRVRSDPGGGGLAYAAYANGLGAQLPGLPSSDTSGSSSSSSSSSSSSSSSSGLRRKGSRDCSVCFESEVIAALVPCGHNLFCMECANRICEKSEPECPVCHTAVTQAIRIFS, encoded by the exons ATGCCCAGCTCGCTGTTTGCAGACCTGGAGCGCAACGGCAGCGGCGGCGGAGGAGGAGGCGGCGGCGGGGGAGGCGGCGGTGGCAGCGGCGGGGGAGAGACTCTGGATGACCAAAGAGCCCTGCAGCTTGCGCTCGATCAGCTCTCTCTGTTGGGGCTGGACAGTGACGAGGGCGCCTCTCTGTACGACAGCGAGCCGCGCAAGAAGAGCGTGAACATGACCGAGTGCGTGCCGGTACCCAGTTCCGAACATGTCGCAGAGATCGTAGGGCGACAAG GTTGTAAAATCAAAGCTTTGAGGGCGAAGACCAACACTTACATCAAGACCCCAGTTCGCGGGGAGGAGCCTGTCTTTGTTGTGACGGGCAGGAAGGAGGATGTGGCCATGGCTCGGAGGGAGATCATCTCCGCCGCGGAGCATTTCTCCATGATCCGAGCCTCTCGTAACAAGAACACAGCCCTCAACGGCGCTGTCCCCGGGCCGCCCAATCTGCCGGGACAGACCACTATCCAAGTGAGGGTGCCATATCGCGTGGTGGGGCTCGTGGTAGGGCCGAAGGGCGCCACGATCAAGCGCATTCaacagcagacacacacatatattgtgACACCCAGCCGGGACAAGGAACCGGTGTTCGAGGTGACCGGGATGCCAGAAAACGTGGATCGCGCTCGAGAGGAGATCGAGGCTCACATTGCGCTGCGCACCGGTGGCATCATCGAGCTGACAGATGAGAACGACTTCCATGCCAATGGCACAGATGTAGGCTTTGATCTGCATCACGGGTCTGGCGGGTCCGGGCCCGGCAGCCTATGGAGCAAACCCACCCCAAGCATCACTCCTACCCCTGGCCGCAAGCCCTTCTCCAGTTATCGCAACGACAGCTCCAGCTCACTTGGCAGCGCATCTACAGACTCTTACTTCGGTGGTGGGACCAGTGGCAGCGCAGCTGCCACTTCACGCCTGGCGGACTACAGCCCTCCCAGCCCTGCGCTCAGCTTTGCCCACaatggaaacaacaacaataacggCAATGGTTACACCTACACCACGGGGGAAGCCTCAGTACCTTCCCCGGATGGTGGTCCTGAGCTGCAGCCTACTTTCGACCCAGCTCCTGCCCCACCACCTGGGACACCCCTTCTCTGGGCTCAATTCGAGCGGTCGCCTGGAGGTGGATCTGCAGCCCCAGTAtcctcttcctgctcttcctcgGCATCCTCATCTGCCTCGTCGTCCTCGGTAGTCTTTCCCGGAGGAGGCGCCAACAGCACACCCTCCAACGCCAACCTGGGGCTGCTGGTGCACCGTCGGCTGCATCCAGGCACCAGCTGCCCGCGCCTGTCTCCACCCTTACACATggctccaggggctggagagcacCACCTGGCTCGGCGTGTGCGCAGCGACCCTGGAGGTGGAGGTCTGGCCTATGCGGCCTACGCTAATGGGCTAGGGGCTCAGCTCCCTGGTCTGCCTTCGTCGGACACTTCCggctcatcctcctcctccagctcctcctccagctcttcctcctcttcctcggGGCTGAGGCGCAAGGGCAGTCGTGACTGCTCTGTGTGCTTCGAGAGCGAAGTGATCGCCGCGCTGGTGCCCTGTGGCCACAACCTCTTCTGCATGGAGTGTGCCAACCGCATTTGTGAGAAGAGTGAGCCCGAGTGTCCCGTCTGCCACACAGCGGTCACTCAGGCCATCCGCATCTTTTCCTGA